The following is a genomic window from Apodemus sylvaticus chromosome 10, mApoSyl1.1, whole genome shotgun sequence.
TAGCTCCAACTTGACTGTCACAGTATTTCatgtagccaaagctggcctcACATTTACTTTGTAGTCAAGAATGTCCTTGAcatttctgtcttcctgcctctagctctggagtgctaggattacagggctGTACCAACATGCTCAgcttatgcagtgctgggatttaacCAAGGGCTTTGTCTGTGCCAGACAAACACTATACAATTGAGCTATAACCTCAGCCAAATTTtagtttctctctccctttctcccccctctctcattaGAGTAAGGAAACAACACCGGGCCTCTGCGATAGTTTGATtttagctttctttctctttttaaaatgtttgtttatttttatgtgcattggtattttccctgcatgtatgtctacatgagggtgccaggtcccctggaactggaccttcagacagttgtaagctgcccagtgggtgctgggaattgaacctgggtcttctggaagggcagccagtgcttttacccTGTTagtgaaccatctcttcagcccattgATTTTAGTTTTATAGTTAGTGGAACACTGCTCAAAAGTGATTTAGACTGATGGAGTTCCCAGATCTGTCATGCTTATGGTCTGTGGTCCTCTATGTTTTGCCCTACAGGAGAATAGCttctaaggctttttttttttttttagtgttactAGCTGGGTTTTCATTTTGGAACCATCTTAATTGCTGACTCTTGCCCTCCAGCCTGAAATGTGATTCTTGTAGGGACCATTATCTGTCTGCTCAGGACACCCCAAAACCAGGCTCTCAGCACAGATTTATTTGCCTTAGATGGACAGAGGGcaaggaataagagacaaagacaggagtaagaggatgagggaggagggagagggagaaaggatatTTGTCTCGGGAGACAAaagactgcctctggatagagaggacaCAGATGTAGCCCATAGGCAATGGCGATTTATAAAGGTAAAGGGGAAACCCTGTGTTAGAATGAAGTGTTTAATTTTAACTGTGCATGATAAGTGAGCCAAAGGGGggttttgattgctggacttcagtactttgatagctggaaTTTAGTAGTCAGTCTCAGgaagaggaagtggccaaatgagggaatagaccttggtggctaggtaatttagcaaggcagaggggaTGAGGGAGAAAGGCAAGGCCTGCTAGAGCCATGTTTGCCATGCCCCCTGGGCTATAGCTTCTTCAATtctcaaaatacttttaaaattttttcatgtattacagtgtattttgatcctATACTTTACAGTTCTTGTTTTTATAGAAGCTGAAATTTCTGATGACAGCCTTTGTGCTTGAGTGAAAGAAAATTAGTGACTACTTACGTACATGGTACATGGTTTTACGCTTGCTCAAAATGATCagagcctttttctttttttcttttcttttcttttcttttcttttcttttcttttcttttcttttcttttctttgcctctaccctaccctaccccctaccccctaccccctgcaccccactgggtttctctgtataaatatctctacacattttatatatatatatatatatatatatatatatatatatatatatacacatgtataaaacatCTCCCTTcactgtatataaaaataaaatcctgctCAAATCATTTAGAATTCAGTCAAAGCTCTATCTgcacctttgatttttttttttcttacgaTATATAATTATTGCCTTCTTGGTCTGGAGAGTTATCTCATACAATGTTAGATGGTAGTGAGGGAGCAGTATGTTGTTGATTTCATTTATTGTAGGaatgccctccctccccctctacctccctccctcccagtctGGGACTATGAGAAGTATACTTAGTATCTCACATACTGGGCAAATAGGAAGGCTGTTTAACcagtgagagaaaaaaataaaatgggaagaaaaggaaatgtgaCTTGTCCCAAGTTTCAGTACCAAATGATTTGGGgggtggaaaggaaaggaatatgAATGTTCCCAGGAATGGCGGAGGGGAAGTTTGTTATAGATTGTGGGAGAGTGTAGTTAGAGGCAGGGACACCTGGTAGATCCTCAGTGCACCTGACCAGACTGAGCTGGGCCAtgtgagaaagggggaggggaagagagtggGGACCAGGTGCAGTAGCCAGGAGACCAAAAGTTTAAAAAGACTGAGTGAGTCTGTAACCAGAGTGGTTGGATTACATAGGGGAGAGGAGCCCCTGAGCTGGAGAGTTCAGAGTAGGCCAGCTAGGAGAACCCTGTAACAAGATGGGGCAAAGGGATTGTTGAGAGAGTCTGGGGACAAGGTCTGCTTTGTTGTATTAAGTAGGCACCTCAGTCATTTGTTCCAGGTTTGAAACCTAACAACCAGGACTCTTGATTTACCTCAGCAGTCAGTTCCAGGTCCTTCTCTTGGAGTTTTGACTGCTAGTATTTGGGCATGCTCGAGATGAGGGCACCCGtctttctcaattaaaaaaaaaaatgtttctggaaGGAGCCTTAGACATCCTGAGTTGATGTCACTTATTGAGATTTATAAAAGGCTGGTGCTTTTAGATCaagtttttgttactgttttttgaGATTAGGTtttgtagcttaggctggccttgaactgcctCACTTCTCCTTCCCCCAGTTTTAAGATTACAAGGGTACGCCCTGGTTtttcttcccagtgctgggagtagAATATAGGACCTCAAGGACACTAGAAAATGTTCTGCTAAGGACTAAACCTAGTCTGTGCATTTAGCTTTCTTGCTACTTAGCCAGAATTGCAAGGGTGTGTTTTTGTCACTGAGTCTTTACTTTCCCAGGATTTCCTGTCTGGTCTTGCTCATGATAAAGCAATAATAGTCAACTGTTCAGTGAACTGTGGAGTTAAACTTCAACAAATCAAATGAAGAAAGAGTGAAATTAATGTAAAAAGAGTAAAACTTATGTATTAGATTTTCTGGGAAATGATAGTGCTAGAGTTCAGAGACCTTGGGCCATTTATTATAAAAACTCAGAAACTGCTTACCAAGATAACTTGGTTTCCATATGATGATCAAATGTCTTGTTTTATTAGAATTGGTTTAGCTGTCTGTTGTCCCCAGCACCCAATCCAGCTAACAATTGAGCCGAACCACCCCAAAGAATGCTATTTGGTGTGAGCATTCTTTCCTGCCTTGGGCACGTTTTACTATGAAAAGAACATTACCATTTCCTCACACTGCCACAGAAGGGCTGAGTTTTCTGGTATACGTGTCTAGAATCGAATGAATTGGCTGGATTTCTCATACTTACTTCCTCATTGTTTCACAGTTGTTCAGTTGCTATTTCTTAGTTTTTGTGTTGTTTGGGAAAGGGTCtcttgtatcccaggctggccttgaactcttgtgTATCCAAAGattaccttgaacttctgatcctcctgccttcaactTCTACGCGTTGGCTTGTGCAACTGTGCCCAGGTTACTAAACCTAGTtgggatgaaacccagggcttTCCCAGTTGTTAAATCTTACCAACACTTCCTCAATACAAGATCAGCATTTGAGGCAGCATTAcatttatttcatataattttgtCATGTAAGTCATCTCATTTTAGTCTTCATAGCATATCGGAGAAGGTAAGGCagtttttctcagcctgttttatGGATGAGGAAACTCAGCTTTCAGGAAATTATGACTCACACAGTGATGCCAAGAGCTACTGAAGATGGGGACTTTATCTCTCAAACCTAAATATTTTACGGCTcgcttaaaatttttttttttaaattgaagactGGCGGGGCcatggtggcgcacatctttagtcccagcacttgggaggcagaggcaggcggatttctgagttcaaggccagcctggtctacagagtgagttccaggactgccagggctacacagagaaaccctgtcatgaaaaaacaaacaaacaaaaaacaacaacaaaaattaaagactGTGCTGAGcaaaccacacacataccctAAAAACCCGAAAGTTGGCAGATAAGTCCCTAGAAGAAGTGATATGTACTAATATGATCCTGTAGGGGGAGATATTTTTTGTgatatattttgcttttgtttgctcCCTTTCCAAGGGCcttggctctttctttctttctttctttctttctttctttctttctttctttctttctttctttctttctttcttccttttttgtttttttttgaagcaaggtttctctatgtagtctttactgtcttggaacttactctgtagactaggctggcctcaaaatcagagatccatctgcttctgcctctcaattgctgggattaaaagcgggtgccatcactgcccggcttcaaAGGATGTTTTTTACAGCGCCTGACATTTGAACTCAAGGTCTTACATatgttaggcaagcactttatcctgAGTTACAAATACTCCTACCTTACACTTAATTGTCTCCCTTGTGGAAAATGCTCAGTAAATACGTGCTGATTGAGATAgaaaattgtttcttttccttggtcCAGCTTGGCTCTAGAGCTGGAATTTTTATCTTTATGGGTGACCTTCTTAGTTGGTGCTGTTGTGCCACACTAGAAAGATGGGCGCCCACTTTATATATTGCTACAGTAGTTTCCAGGGATGGAGGATGATGGTATTGTTTTACAGGATTGTACTTCCCTTGCTGATGAAAGCTCAGCCTTGAAGTAGGCATGGGAATTAATCCGCTAGCTTATTATTTCATGCACCCAGAGAACAGACTAGGCTGGGGACAGTTTGCTAGGTGACTTACTTGAAGGTATCTCAGGATTGTTGAGTTGTTCTGTTCTATGGTAGAACTGTTAGGCACAGCCTGGCTTAATTAAATTCTTGTCAATACTCTGTTCTCATTCCTTTCACCTGGAAGCCCACACAGGTAAAACTGTGGGAAAATGGAAGCTTTGCATTGCTTAGTAAGCTGAGAGCTCCTGAAGCTTTTATCGCCTCCGTTATGTTGGCTTAAATCAGAAAAGGTTACTCAGTCAtcagttccttgtgtttctaCAGGACCAGAGTGAGGGCAACACAAACTACTCAGCCACAATGTCTTCAGAGGTGGAGGCCTCGGAGGGGGTAGATGAATCAGAGAAGAAGAACTCCATGGCACCAGAAAAGGAAAACCATACCAAGTGAGTGAGAGCAACTGGCTGCTGCTTATCAGGAGGCCTCAGCACCTGCCCTGCCACCTGTCAGTGTGCCTGATTCAGTCTGTTGGTGGAACTGGGGAGTGGTCACCAGCACTGAGCTGTATACATGCTTGGTTACTTGGTTACAGTGCTGTGTACTGTTCCTTCGCTTCTTGTGAGAGTCCTGACACTGGCCAAGTATTTCTTATATCTTACTATATTTGCTAATAAACTAGTTCTTAAAAATaatctccttaaaaaaaaaaaaaaaaaactacagagaCTTGACCACAAGAAAACCAGAATCTTCTCATTCTGACAGCTgcagtgtgtgtatacacagaagCCCTCCCTAGGTTCCATCGTCCTTATGATACTTTTCTTCCTTATCCATTTATTGATGTAACTTTATCCTGAGTAATTCTGTTAAATACAAAActgggaggtggatctctgagttggagaccatcctggtcttgagtgagttccaggacagccagagctacacagaaatcctgtctcaaagacaaaacaaacaaataacccaaaaaacaaagaagaaagaaaccaaccaagatcttggtctctgtctccacTATTCATCTTCCCACACCTAGGCCGATCCATGTGGATACCATCCCGAGAGGAAGGCGGCTCTTTCTGGGATAGATTAAGTTTTGTTTCTTCAGCTATTGGCGGCTACAGAAGCAAAGCATCACTCATCTGGGTGCTTACTAACACATCCCAACCCAGGCCCTTTTGAGGAGACCATAGTAAACTTCATGTCCACTGAGATTTTGTGCCACATTGTCACATCTTGCTCTGTGCTCACTGACAAGACTCAGTTACTCATACAGGGCTGAAATAGTGTCTGAGCAACTCCTGCTTCCAGTCTCTATCTTGGGCCTAAACTGTCTTTTGCTCTTTAGTACTTTCTGAAGAACTGGAAAGGGCTACTGTCTCACACCAAGTTTATCCCCAACAGAATGGCAGACCTTTCTGAGCTCCTGAAGGAAGGGACCAAGGAAGCACATGACCGGGCAGAAAATACCCAGTTTGTCAAAGACTTCTTGAAAGGAAACATTAAGAAGGAACTTTTTAAGGTTTGTGTCCCTCAGTCAGATGGGGTTGGGTACTAATATTTAATaaggggtggaggtgggtggcTTTAGTCAGCTGAGGAAGTGGCCCTGCAACCACTCTGAGGAAGAAGCTGAAGTAGAAgtcttttctactttttcttgGAGACAGTCTTGGCTACATAGTCCATATGGGCTTTAACCCTGGATCTTCCATCTTTaccttcctgagtactggggatgaaaggtatgtaccaccatgcccagccataTATTTGCTTTCCTGGTGTTAAGCCATGGCTATCCCAGCCTAAATGGgagttaaatatatatacacacacatatacacacacacatttgcaaatATTCACTAGAAGCTTCCTGGGTGTGTTAAAgtagttaaatatattttaaaagggtCACATTTGGGTCTTTGGGAACTGGACAAGTGGCTTTTGTCTTGAGCCACTCTTaaaatgtggtggtggtggggacaggaaagatggctcagccattaagagcactgactgctcttccagaggtcctgagttgaattcccagtaaccacatggtggctcacagccatctgtaatgagatctgatgccctcttctagcatgcAGATAAagcattcatatatgtatgtgtgtgtgtataatcttttttaaaaacaaaacatggtgGGTTCTAGAACTGCTGGCTTGGTTTATAGCTCTTTCCCACAATCTTCCGTCACACTCACAGCTGGCCACGACTGCACTTTACTTCACATACTCAGCCCTTGAGGAGGAAATGGATCGCAACAAAGACCACCCAGCCTTCGCCCCCTTATATTTCCCCATGGAGCTACATCGGAAGGAAGCACTGATCAAGGACATGGAGTATTTCTTTGGTGAAAACTGGGAGGAGCAGGTGAAGTGCTCCGAGGCTGCCCAGAAGTATGTGGATCGGATTCACTATGTAGGGCAAAATGAGCCAGAGCTGCTGGTGGCCCATGCTTACACTCGTTACATGGGGGACCTTTCGGGAGGC
Proteins encoded in this region:
- the Hmox2 gene encoding heme oxygenase 2, with protein sequence MSSEVEASEGVDESEKKNSMAPEKENHTKMADLSELLKEGTKEAHDRAENTQFVKDFLKGNIKKELFKLATTALYFTYSALEEEMDRNKDHPAFAPLYFPMELHRKEALIKDMEYFFGENWEEQVKCSEAAQKYVDRIHYVGQNEPELLVAHAYTRYMGDLSGGQVLKKVAQRALKLPSTGEGTQFYLFEHVDNAQQFKQFYRARMNALDLNLKTKERIVEEANKAFEYNMQIFSELDQAGSMLARETLEDGLPIHDGKGDVRKCPFYAAQPDKGTLRGSSCPFRTAMAMLRKPSLQLFLAASVALVAGLLAWYYM